The Triticum aestivum cultivar Chinese Spring chromosome 4B, IWGSC CS RefSeq v2.1, whole genome shotgun sequence sequence atctcatcaaaatatcgaacgaatatcaaattcacaagactactaatagcaagacttcacccatgtcctcaggaataaacgtaactactcacaaagcatattcatgttcatgatcagaggagtattaatatgcattaaggatctgaacatatgatcttccaccaagtaaaccaattagcatcaactacaaggagtaatcaacactactagcaacccacaggtaccaatttgtggttttgatacacgattggatacaagagatgaactagagttttgagaggagatggtgctggtgaagatgttgatggagattgaccccctcccgatgagaggatcgttggtgatgacgatggtgataatttccccctcccggaggaaagtttcctcggcagaacagctccgccggagccctagactggttccgcctcgtggcggcggagtttcgtcccgtaatcttacttatgattttttccaggataagagccttcatatagcagaagatgggcaccggagggccaccagggggcccaggagacaggggtgtGCCCAGTAtggggggcggcgcccccaccctcctggccagggtgtgggccccctctggtacttcctttgctcaataattcttattaattccaaaaatgactttcgtggagtttctggacttttggagctgtgcataataggtttccaatatttgctccctttTCAGCCAGAATcacagctaccggcattctccctcttcatgataaaccttgtaaaataagagagaatagccataagtattgtgacataatgtgtaataacagcccataatgcaataaatattgatataaaagcatgatgcaaaattgacgtatcaggcCGGCACGGATTTCTCCCATGAGCCAAACACCCACATCCCCGAACGGTCTGACACGCTCCACCAGACATGCCACGCACCAACGTGCGCCACCACGATCTAGCCATCATCACCGCCACCTCATTATGGTCAACGAAGGGAGACCGACAAGGCCGAGAGGGAGCAGCCAGGAACGAGGATCGGCAGTGACAACATCCATGCGGGAAGAGACAACCCCCACCGCCATCGGCGGTCACCGACCGGATGCGGCAAGGGGAGCGTACCAGGCCCTCGAGGTTCGGTCGAGCCCAAAAGGGGCTCATGAAGCACCCGTTGCCACGTTGCATTAGACGCGCCACCGTCTCCACAACCCCACGCACAAGCCGTGCCACCACCGCCCCTGCCAGAGCCGCCGCAGGAAAGACTGAGCCAGGCTCGCCCAGAGccagatggggcccaaaagggcccagatctgggtcgAGAGGGAGCCGCCACCATCCATCGTGCCAGCCCGCCGCGAAgtggccgcgccgccgcctcttGGCCACCCGGAAGCCGTGCCGCCtttagctgccgccgccgccgaaacCACTGTCGACCGAGGAGCACCTCCGCGGGTTGCCACCACTCGAGCCATGGCACCGCACGCGGGGAAGgaaaggccgccgccgccgccaacaccaCGNNNNNNNNNNNNNNNNNNNNNNNNNNNNNNNNNNNNNNNNNNNNNNNNNNNNNNNNNNNNNNNNNNNNNNNNNNNNNNNNNNNNNNNNNNNNNNNNNNNNNNNNNNNNNNNNNNNNNNNNNNNNNNNNNNNNNNNNNNNNNNNNNNNNNNNNNNNNNNNNNNNNNNNNNNNNNNNNNNNNNNNNNNNNNNNNNNNNNNNNNNNNNNNNNNNNNNNNNNNNNNNNNNNNNNNNNNNNNNNNNNNNNNNNNNNNNNNNNNNNNNNNNNNNNNNNNNNNNNNNNNNNNNNNNNNNNNNNNNNNNNNNNNNNNCTCGGGGTGGCGACGCGGGGGGCGGgccgggaggggagagggaggcgtggCGTGGCACGGCGCGCGCGGCCGGCGGCCGGAAGCGCGGGAGGGGagggtggccggcggcggcgggggaacaTGGAGGAACCCTaggagcgggggcggcggcgggtcgtcACACGCGTCTCCAGAAAAATGCTCTTATGGAGAATGCTTGATATGCATGCTAAGATGATATTTAGTTTTGTGAGAAAAAAATTTCAATCCTTCTTAGTGGCCCATTTCACCAAATGTTTTTCAAGAGATAGTTTTGAGAGATTTTCTGCTGCTTGTTTCAGGCGGAAGCCTACCTGTCTGGTAAACTCAGTAAATCATCAAGCTTTGAGTGGACCGGAGTGACCCGTCACTGTTTGGTACGTGCGCTTACCCACGCTGGCGTGATTCGTCACTAACAACTTCAGCTGCCTCGGGGAAAGTGAATTCGACGAGCAACTTGTATGGCTCCTGTccaaatgaaaagaaaaagaaggcACGGCGGTCTATAAAACATCTAACTTGGGTCCTTCCATTTTCCTCTATGAATATGGGCATTTCTCCCTTTGTATGGACAGTGAGTGAGATAGCATCTCAGATGTTTCTCTTGTACGCATGCTTCAGCTCCTCCAACAAACCATTATTTCCATCCGAAACGAACATTTGACAATAGCACCAGGTAAGCTGTGCACACTCTGACTGCCACATGACCATATCACCATGCGTGGAACAAAGGTCTCAAATGTAGGCCCAAAGGTCAATTAAAGGGGATTGGCTTCTATAGAATAAACAACGCCGAAAAGCCTACAGTAAATCAAGAAAAATAGAAGCATTCATGCCAAGTCTGTCATTTTAACCCGGGTTGACTGGTTCCACATTATAATTAAATAAGCTACCCATATAAGCTGCAATCTGTTTGCATCTGCAACACAACAATATTGGTTATGAAAGCTCAAGGGCTTCCATTGAATTTGTTCTTTTTGTGAGGGAGTCTACAAAAGGTTTAGCAGATAGTCATGTGCTGATTATTTAACAAAGTCATgttccaatttcccttaaaaaaaggaaaagaagaatcTTTAAAAAAGTTTTAACCGtccatttttggaatatatgtaacATATTTTTTGATATCTCTAGCACACCAAAATCAACTCCAGCAATATTTCCAAATATATTTAGCCAGAGGTCAGGCAAAGAAGTTTTGCTCCCTCGTTCGTGATCGGCACAAAACCCTCACAAATCTACTCCGTACCATCATATTTTGAACAAATTGTCTCTAGTTGAAATCCTATTCTTCACTGAATAAACTCACGTGCAATGGCAGTTTCGGCTTCCACAACTGCATACAAGGTACATTAACTTTACGAAATCCAGAGTAAATATGTTTAACCATAAATACACCATCTTTAGTTAAAATCTACATCACTCTGTCAGGTTCCTCTTAGAGGACACAAAACTTGGTTGCGCTAAGCTTTAGGACTTTCATTGAACgtaatgttttttttttgcaaggaATCTACTAAAGGTTTGTCAGTCATGTGCTGATTATTTTATGGAAGTCATGTGCCAATTGCCCCGAAATAAATAGAAAAGAATCCCACAAAAGAAGAACATACAATAATAATAGCAATAAAGAATCACATGCCCATTTCCACTTGTGGTTTGGACTTGGAGTATATGCACAACATCAATGGCGTTCTCTTGAAAAAGCCAAGAAAAATGTTCCATCGACAACAATATATGCCCATTTCCACTAAAGAAAACCTTTATTTTCTGAGGCAGAATACTTGAATATATAAATCCTAGTGGGCCAGTATCAACGTGCATAGCTTCCATCATCCAGGTGCTATATAAAGGGCGGGAAGGAGCGAGGGGCTGAGGCagtgcaagcaagcaagcaagcaagcagcgCTCACCACCACCCACCCAGGTCATGCGGCGCTCGGCAGCCATGAACTGCGGAAGCGGTCCCGCTCCGGCGACGATGGTGCGCTGCAGGCAGTGCAGCGCcagcgtcgccgcgccgcccggcgccCGGGCCGTCCAGTGCATGCAGTGCTGCTGCGTGACCCGCGTGGGCGGGGCTGGGCGACAGCTCAGTGTGGTGCGTCCCATCCCCAACTTCGGCGGTGGCCGCGGCAAGAAGCGCGCCGTGCTGGTGGGGATCAAGTACACCAACACTCGCGCCTGCGAGCTGAGGGGCCCCATCAACGACGTCAAGTGCATGAGGTACCTCCTCACCGAGCGCTTCGGCTTCGCCAACGACTGCGTCCTCATCCTCACCGGTAATTTATACATCGACCAAGATTTTTCAGTCATGGCatgagcagcagctgatttgtttGAGCTTACCCGTGTCCGTGTTTGTTACTTGCTGCAGATGAGGAGAGGGACCCGTGCAGGCAGCCGACCAAGAACAACATCCGCATGGCCATGAACTGGCTGGTGCAGGGGTGCAGCTCCGGCGACTCCCTGGTGTTCCAGTTCTCCGGCGCTGGCGTGCAGGTCCCTGACTGCAGTGGCGAAGAGCGTGACGGCATGGACGAGGCCATCTGCCCCCTGGACTCGTTCCAGCAGGGCCCCATCCTGGACGACGAGATCAACCAGGCCATCGTCCGCCCGCTCGTGCACGGCGTCAAGCTCCACGCCATCGTCGACGCCTGCCACAGCGCCACCGTCCTCGATCTCCCATACCAGTGCACCTTCTCCAAGCAGTCAGTAACTAACAACCTCTATCCCTCCCATATATATTCCCGTGCATCTATTCTTTACTACACTGCGTAAGACTACCCTACAAACTTAATAAAACCATCCGCTGTCTTCATCAGGAGTGGTTTCACTTCCAGTGAGATGAATGAGATGTCAATGAAATTCACCGAATTTCTATAATTTTAGTGGACATCAAAATATTTACCCCTTGATAAAACATTTCAGTAATCAAATAAATTTCAAAATATTTCTCATGTTTAAAAAATATTTGGTTGAATTGAAACTTGTAAATAAACATTTGTTTTCTTGGGCTGAAATGCGAACCGAAATCACCAAAATCCACTGATTTTCATTGATTATGGTAGTCGAtgaaatatttttgaaactaaaattcaAAATAATTCAGGTATGGGTGCTTGAGGTGGAGGGATGAGCGCCCTCTGAATGGCGCCTTCAAAGGCACCAGCGGAGGCCAGGCCGTGCTCATCAGTGGCAGCAGCAACGGAAAGACCCAGATGAACATGGTCAGCTAGCATTGATAAGCATCCATGTTAAAGCTAGGTGTCTCTTTCGTGTTTACATGTCACTGATGCGCGCGTGCGTGCAGATGCCTGGACCTGATGTGACGGTTGGCGCCATGACGCACAGCTTCATCAGAGCAGTCGAGTGCGAGCCGCGCACGACCTACGGACACCTGCTCACCTCCATGAGGACCatcatgcgcaacggcggcggcaacTGCAACCTGCAGGGCCCCGCCGGCGGCTGCATCCGCAAGGTGGCCAACTTCAGCGGGGTGGAGGTGAGTCCAGCACATTTTCTGTCCAGCCAATGAAATGTGGAGCTTGATACATTATATATGCTCACATACCGCATTTGGTAAACTCTGCAGGAGCCCCAGCTGTCTTCTGCTTGCAAGTTTGACATCCACCGCGAGCCGTTCTGCATGTAGAACCCGCGCCCGGGTTCGTCGTCGTTCTGCACTCGACGATTACCACCTACACGGCTAATCATCGACCGTATCGAGATAGCCGATCAGTGGGATAAATAACTATGACGCTTTCTGCTAGTATGTGTGATAGCCGATCACCTCACCTGCCGCAATGCCATCCAGAATGAGCATAGCTCACACAAGGCTCTGGAGGACCTCCTTCCCTACTGTATTGTACGTCTGTATGTACGTACCTCATTGTAATAAGGTTGTGGTGGTGTTGTGTGTCGTCTCATACGTACCCTTATAAATAAATCAAGTTCTATGCTGCTTCATCTCCAAAAGAGACACGTAAAAGCAATGCAAATTGTGGCAATTATGTTATCAAATGGCGTCAACAAACCaaagtgcgtgcgtgcgtgcgtgttttATGAAACTGAAACCTAGGGATCTAAGGCCCAACAGTCATCTGTTGTTCAGATCCCAAATAGTTTCCTTTCACATGAGCCAACCAATAACATGAACATGAAAACAATATGTGCATGTTAACCAGGCTGGCAACACATGGCATAGTATCGAACGTGAAGGTGCAGGCAGTATGatcatcggtgcaataagaccgAACTGTCGGTATCAGGTAGCTTACCAAACTGGACCTTTTGATAGCGGGAGTCAAAGTCATGACTACCTAACAAAT is a genomic window containing:
- the LOC123089746 gene encoding metacaspase-1, producing the protein MRRSAAMNCGSGPAPATMVRCRQCSASVAAPPGARAVQCMQCCCVTRVGGAGRQLSVVRPIPNFGGGRGKKRAVLVGIKYTNTRACELRGPINDVKCMRYLLTERFGFANDCVLILTDEERDPCRQPTKNNIRMAMNWLVQGCSSGDSLVFQFSGAGVQVPDCSGEERDGMDEAICPLDSFQQGPILDDEINQAIVRPLVHGVKLHAIVDACHSATVLDLPYQCTFSKQYGCLRWRDERPLNGAFKGTSGGQAVLISGSSNGKTQMNMMPGPDVTVGAMTHSFIRAVECEPRTTYGHLLTSMRTIMRNGGGNCNLQGPAGGCIRKVANFSGVEEPQLSSACKFDIHREPFCM